The DNA region CCCAGACGAAAGGCGTCGACCAGTTGGTCCCCTCGTCGCGGTCGGTCCGCCAGATCTGCGCGCCGGTGGCCGCGTCGAAGGCCGCGACCCACGACTGCTCGTCGTTGTCGTTGACCACGTAGAGACGGCCGTCGTGCAGGATGGGCGATCCGGCCGCGCCCCAGTTGCGCCGCGGCAGCCACTCCAGCGGCACCGACCACGCCTCGTTGCCCTCGAAGTCGAACGCGAAGAGGCCGATGTCGCCCAGGTAGACGTAGACCCGCTCGCCGTCGGTGACCGGCGTCTCCGACGCGAACGTGTTCTTCTGGTGCGCGGTCAGCGTCGGCACCGCGGTGTGCAGATCGCGCTCCCAGCGGACCGCCCCGGTCTCGAAATCGACGTCGTAGAGCACCCAGCGCAGCGGCTCGCCCTCCCGGTCGATGTCGGCCCCGGTCATCGATCCGCCGAGGGACCGGGCCCGGTAGGACTCGATCGGCAGCGGCTGCGCGTCCGTCGTGCCGCTCACGCGGGTGACGGTCAGCACGAAGACGTGATCGCCCCAGACTATCGGCGAGCTCCAGGCGCGGCCCGGGATATCGATCTGCCAGGCGATGTTCTCGTCCGGCCCCCAGCGGTCCGGCAGCGCCGGATCGTCGGCGACGACGCCCGCCACCCCGCCCCGGAACTGCGGCCAGTTGGTCTGGGCCGAGACACCCGCCGCCATCGACGCCACCAGCGCCGCCATCACCGTCACTCGCGTCGTATTCACCGCAGCCTCCTGAAGGGTCATCGTTGTCGAGCCGGCTCATTCTACCGCGCCGGCACACTGGGGCGGCGGCACGCGCTGCCGCGCCGGCGCGCGTACACTGATACGCCGTGACTCTCATCCGCTGGACGGCGGCGTTCCTGCGGCCCTACCGGGCGCGCGTCGCCGCCGTCCTGGGGCTGTCGCTGGTCGAGATCGGGCTGGCCACCGCCGCGCCGTGGGCGCTGAAGCTGATCGTCGACAGCGTGCTCGGCGAGCAGCCGCTCCCCGCGCCGCTCGTCGCCGCTGTGCCCTTCTTCGCCGACCTGGGGGCGGTCGCGCTGCTGGCATTGTTCGCCGGCGGCGGCCTGGCCATCGAGCTGTCGGCGGAGGCCGTGCGCCTCGCGCACACGCAGATCGAGGTGGACATGGGCCAGCGGGTCGTGCACGACCTGCGAAGCCGTCTTCTCGAGCACCTGCAGGCGCTGCCCCTCCGGCACCATCTCACCCACCGGACGTCGGATGCGGTCTACCGGCTGGACGCCGACACCTACTGCATCAACGACCTCGTCACGGGCGGCGCCTTGCCCATCGCGCTTGCGGGGCTGCATCTGGCGGTCATGTTCGCCGTGGTCCTGGCCATGGACCCGACGCTCGCGCTCCTCGCGCTGGCCGTGGCGCCGTTCCTGTACCTGTGCCTGCGCTACCACGCGACGACGCTGAGCGAGCGGGCCGAGCAGGTCAAGATGCTCGAGTCCGGACTCGTCGAGCGCGCCTACGAGACGCTGCGGTCGATCGCGGCCATCAAGAGCTTCGCCCGCGAGAGGCACGAGCTCGGCCGCTTCTCCCGCACCAGCCGCGACACCGCGCGGGCGCGGGTGCGCCTGACCTGGCAGGAATCCCTCTTCTCCCTGGCCGTGACCACGGTGACGCTGGCCGGCACGGCGATGATTCTCGTCGTGGGAGGGCTCCGCGTCGTCGACGAGACGCTGACCGTCGGCCAACTGCTCGTCGTCATCGCCTACCTGGCGCGCGTCTACGACCCGGTGGCCGAGATCGCCCATACCGTGGGCAATCTGCAGCAGGCGGGCGGGGGGGCGGGCCGGGTGCGCGACATCCTGGCGCTGGAGCCCGAGATTGCCGATGCGCCGGACGCGGTGGACGCCCGCGGCCTGGCCGGGCACGTCCGCTTCGAGGCGGTCGCGTTCTCGTACGACGGCGAGCGCACCGTTCTCGACGGCGTGAACCTCGAAGCCAATCCCGGCGAGCTGGTCGCCGTGGTCGGCCCGACCGGGGCCGGCAAGACGACCCTCGTGCACCTGATCCCGCGGCTCTTCACGCCGACGGCGGGACGCGTGCTCATCGACGAGCGCGACGCCGGCGCCTACCGTCTGCGCTCGCTCCGGGAACGGATAGCTCTCGTGCCGCAGGATCCGCTGCTCTTCGCGGGGACCATCGCCGACAACATCCGCTACGGGCGGCTCGATGCCTCGGACGCCGAGGTGGAGCAGGCGGCGCGGGACGCGCAAATCCACGCGGCCATCGCCCGGCTGCCGGGCGGTTACGAAACCCCGGTCGCCGAGGCGGGCGCGACGCTCTCCGGCGGCGAGCGCCAGCGGCTGGGCATCGCGCGAGCGCTGCTGAAACAGGCGCCGATCCTGATCCTCGACGAGCCGACCTCGGCCGTGGACACCCTGGCCGAAGCGGCCGTCTTCGATGCCCTGCGCCGTCTGCGGGACGGCCGCACGATGTTCGTGATCGCGCACCGCCTGTCCACCATCCGGGACGCCACCCGCATCCTGGTCCTGCAGGACGGCCGGATCACCGCGCAGGGTCCGCACGATGCGCTGCTCGCGACGAGCGATCTCTATCGCCGCATGTGGGAACGGCTGGCCAGCGGCGGCTCGCTCGACGACCCCGACCTGGCGCGCGCCACGGCGGAAGCCCCCGACCTCGCGCTGCCGGCGCGATCCTGATCCACCCATGCGCATCCTCTTCGCCGGCATCATCGGGCGCTATCCCTTCGGCGGCGTCACCTGGTGCTCGCTGATGTACCTGCTCGGGCTGCGCGATCTCGGCCACGAGGTCTGTTATCTGGAGGACACCGGCGAGTGCATCTACGACGCCGACGCGGACGCCATCTCGGAAGACCCCTCCTACGGCACGCGCACCATCCACGCAGCGCTGGCGCCGCACGGGCTGGGCGACCGCTGGTGCTTCGTCAACTACGACGAGACCTACCACGGCTGGTCGCGCGACCGCCTGCGGGAGTACTGCCGCGGCGCCGACCTCTACATCGACCTGTCGGGCGGCTGCTGGTTCTGGCGCGACGAGTACCGCGCGATCCCGCGGCGGATCTTCATCGACTCGGACCCCGTGTTCACCCAGCTCGCCATCGCCAAGGGCGTCACGTGGTACGTCGACTTCTTCCGCGGCTTCGATCACCTCTTCACGTTCGGGGCGAACGTCGGCACACCCGCCTGCGACGTGCCGACCGGCGGGTTCACGTGGCGCCCGACCTGGCAGCCGGTCGTCACGCGGCTCTGGCGCACCGACCGTCCTCCGGCCCGCAACCGCTTTACGACGGTGATGACCTGGAAGACGGAGAGCTTCACCGACGTCGACGGCAACAAGGACCGCGAGTTCGTCCGGTTCATCGATCTGCCGGCACGCACCGCGGCGCGCTTCGAGCTGGCCGTCAACGGCCCCCACGATCTGCTGCGGGCGCACGGCTGGGCGCCGGTCGACGCGATGCACGTCTCGCGCACCGCCGATGCCTACCGCGAGTTCATCCAGGACTCTAAGGCGGAGTTCGGGGTGGCCAAGCACGCCTACGTCGCGCACCGGTCGGGGTGGTTCAGCGACCGCACCGCCTGCTATCTGGCCGCGGGCCGCCCGGCCGTCGTGCAGGACACCGGGTGGAGCGCCCACCTGCCGTCGGGCACGGGCCTGATTCCGTTCTCCACGGTCGATGAGGCGCTCGACGGACTTGCCCGCGTCGAACGCGACTACCCGCTGCACGCCGCGCGGGCCGCCGCGATCGCGCACGAGTGCTTCGACGCCGCGTACCTGCTGCCGCGGCTGCTGGACGCGACGGCCGAACGAGGCGGCGGATGCGGATAGCGCTGGTCGCGCCGGTGGCGCAGTCGGTGCCGCCCGCACGCTCCGGCTCCATCGAGGCGGTGACCGACCTGCTGGTGCGAGGCCTCGTGGCTCGCGGGCACGACGTCACCCTCTTCGCGGCGGGATCATCCGAGACCCCGGCAAGGCTGCACGCCATCTTCCGCGAGGGCTACCACGCGGACGAGTGTCTCTGGCCGTGGGAGTTGTGCGAGCTGTTCAATCTCGCGGCCGCCGTCGAGCGCGCTTCGGCGTTCGACGTGATTCACGCCCAGGCCGAGTACGCGCCCCTGGGACTGGCCTATTCGCGGCTGTCCCCGGCGCCTGTCGTCCATACGGTCCACCATTGGCCGACCGACCCGGAAGTCTCGCTCTGGTCGCACTATTCGGAAGCGCCGTTCATCGCCGTCTCGGCCGCGCAGGCGCAGCGGCTCGCCGGGTTGACGGTGGCCGGCGTGGTGCATCACGCGGTCGACCCCGCGGCGCTTCCCTTTCGGCCGGACCCCGAAGACTACCTGCTGTTCCTGGGCCGCTTCACGGCCGGCAAGGGCGTACGCGAGGCCATCGACGCGGCGCGGCGCAGCGGCATGCGTCTCGTACTCGCGGCGGCGGAGAACGACTATTACCGCGACGTGGTCGCCCCGCTCGTCGACGGCGACCGGGTCGTCCATCGAGGCGAGGTCGACTCGGCCGGGAGGGCGGCGCTGCTCGGCGGCGCGCGCGCCCTGCTCTACCCCGTGCAGTCCGAGGAACCGTTCGGCCTGGTGCTGGCCGAGGCGATGACCTGCGGCACGCCGGTGGCGGCGCTCGACCGCGGCGCGGTCGCCGAGTTGGTGGACGACGGGGTCACGGGCCGCGCCTTCGACAGCCTGGAGGAGCTGGTGGCGGGCATCCCGCGGATCACGACGCTCGACCGCGCGAAGGTCCGCGCCCGCGCCCTCGAACGCTTCCACCCGGACCGGATGGTAGAGGGGTACGCCCGGATCTACGCGGCTTTGGCGGCGGCCCGGCGGGGCGTGCGAATCACCGTGAACCCGACTCAGCGCACGAAGAGCGACCCGCCGCCGAGCTCGTAGAAGACGATCGGGACGAAGTCGTTCGCCGTCCACGTCGCCTCCCGCCCCCACTGCGCGTCGTAGGCGGCGGTAGGCGCCGCCTCCATCACCCGCTCCAGGGTATAGCCCTCCGCGATCATCGCCTGCACGCGATCCCGCACGTCGACGATCATGTCCAGGAACTCGATCATCGCGTCGCGCCCGACGACCTGCAGCCCGTGGCCCGGAATCACCCGCGTGGCCGGCCCCGCCATGCCGATCGCCTTCTCGAGCGCCGCGACGGTGCCCGCGACCGTGCCGCCGTTGTAGACGTCGACGATCGGGTAGCTCGTTGTCCGGAACACGTCGCCGAGGTGCAGCACGTCGGATTCCGGGAAGTGCACGAAGGTGTCGCCGTCGGTGTGGGCGGCCGGCGCCAGGAACGCCCGCACCTTCTCGCCGTTGAAGTGGAAGCTCACCGCGTCGTTGTAGGTCACGACCGGCCGCGCGCCGGCGGCGGGACGCGGCGCGAAGCTCCCGCCGCGGCGCGGGAAGCGAAGACGCTCCAGCGCGCGGACCCGCACGTTGTCGTGCGCGAAGATCAGAACGTCCCGATCCGCCAGCGGTGCGTTGCCGCCGATGTGGTCGGGGTGCACGTGCGTGTTGATCAGGAAGCGGATCTCGCCGTCGGACACGCTCCGCACCGCGGCCACCAGCCGCTCGGCGAGCGGTGCGAACAGCGAGTCGACCAGCAGCACGCCGTCCGGCCCGGCGAATACGCCGACGTTGCCGCCGCCGCCGGGGCGCTTCACCATGTGGACCTGCCCCGCCACGGGCACGACGGTCAGCTCAACGCCGGCGAACGGGTCGGTGGGGTTCTGCGCTCCAGCTACCGCGACGGCCACGATGCAGGCCGCGGTCAGAACGGCCAGTACGGTACGAGGTTGTCTGATCATGGACGCCTCCCGCCTCATGCTCCGAAGTCCTCCCGGAACCGGTCCATCTGGTGCATCCGCTCATGCAGAACGGTGACGATACCGATGTCTCCGTCGCTCAGCGTCTTCCAGTAGACGAAGTGCTTCTCGTACCGGAAGACGTAGCCATCCACCCCGAACGCGGCCGGTACGGGACGTGATGGAACTCCGCCGCCAGCGATTCTCCCGAATGCCTCGAAGAGCCCCGTGATGTACGTGTCGGCGCGGGCCGCCCCCCATCGCTCCCGGGAATAGCGGTAGATCTCGTCGATGCGAAGCGCGGCCGCCTCCTGGACCCGGACCACCCTCATTCGCCGGGCCGCACCCTGTTCCGGGAGATGACGTCGGCAGCCGAGAGCGAATGGAAGGAGGAGTCCGGCGCCGCGAAGGCACGCACCAGCTCGGCCTTGAGGCGCTCGTACGCCTCCTGCTCGGACCGCTCCTTGTCACGCCGGATGAGGTCGCGAACGTACTCGCTGATGTTCTCGTAGGATCCGTCCTCACCGACATTGGCCGCGACGAAGTCGCTGAGCGCACCGCTGAGGCGAACCGTCATCGTGGTCGTGCGTGGCATGGCGTGTTCCTCGGCTGCCGCGTATTCATCATAACCAATATTTTGCACATCTCAGCGTGCCGGCGACATCGCGGTGCTGCAAGGTCGCCATCCTCGTCTCCGCCACCCGTGGCGTGCCGGGCCGTCCGTGACGTACGCTTCCACCGTCGCAAGCACATCGACCATGCCGGCCCCCACGAATCTTCGCGTCCGTTCGCTGCTGGCGGTCCTCGCGCATCCGGACGACGAGTCGATCGCGTGCGGCGGCCTGCTGGCGTGGTGCGCCCATCTGGGAGTCGACGTGTCGCTGCTGTGCATGACACGCGGCGAGCACGG from Acidobacteriota bacterium includes:
- a CDS encoding PQQ-binding-like beta-propeller repeat protein; this translates as MTLQEAAVNTTRVTVMAALVASMAAGVSAQTNWPQFRGGVAGVVADDPALPDRWGPDENIAWQIDIPGRAWSSPIVWGDHVFVLTVTRVSGTTDAQPLPIESYRARSLGGSMTGADIDREGEPLRWVLYDVDFETGAVRWERDLHTAVPTLTAHQKNTFASETPVTDGERVYVYLGDIGLFAFDFEGNEAWSVPLEWLPRRNWGAAGSPILHDGRLYVVNDNDEQSWVAAFDAATGAQIWRTDRDEGTNWSTPFVWENDVRTELVTTGTGGVRSYSLDGELLWELHGMSSLVIPTPFSDHGLLFINSGYIADSHRPVYAVRAGASGDISLGQGSTSNDYVVWSHPQLGSYNPSSLVYGDYHYTLLDRGILMCYDARTGQPVYPRRRVTAGTLFTASPWAYNGKIFALSEDGETFVMQAGDEFEVLWRNSLGDEMTMATPAIARGSLFLRTASTLYRIASDAGD
- a CDS encoding ABC transporter ATP-binding protein; protein product: MTLIRWTAAFLRPYRARVAAVLGLSLVEIGLATAAPWALKLIVDSVLGEQPLPAPLVAAVPFFADLGAVALLALFAGGGLAIELSAEAVRLAHTQIEVDMGQRVVHDLRSRLLEHLQALPLRHHLTHRTSDAVYRLDADTYCINDLVTGGALPIALAGLHLAVMFAVVLAMDPTLALLALAVAPFLYLCLRYHATTLSERAEQVKMLESGLVERAYETLRSIAAIKSFARERHELGRFSRTSRDTARARVRLTWQESLFSLAVTTVTLAGTAMILVVGGLRVVDETLTVGQLLVVIAYLARVYDPVAEIAHTVGNLQQAGGGAGRVRDILALEPEIADAPDAVDARGLAGHVRFEAVAFSYDGERTVLDGVNLEANPGELVAVVGPTGAGKTTLVHLIPRLFTPTAGRVLIDERDAGAYRLRSLRERIALVPQDPLLFAGTIADNIRYGRLDASDAEVEQAARDAQIHAAIARLPGGYETPVAEAGATLSGGERQRLGIARALLKQAPILILDEPTSAVDTLAEAAVFDALRRLRDGRTMFVIAHRLSTIRDATRILVLQDGRITAQGPHDALLATSDLYRRMWERLASGGSLDDPDLARATAEAPDLALPARS
- a CDS encoding glycosyltransferase family 1 protein, whose product is MRILFAGIIGRYPFGGVTWCSLMYLLGLRDLGHEVCYLEDTGECIYDADADAISEDPSYGTRTIHAALAPHGLGDRWCFVNYDETYHGWSRDRLREYCRGADLYIDLSGGCWFWRDEYRAIPRRIFIDSDPVFTQLAIAKGVTWYVDFFRGFDHLFTFGANVGTPACDVPTGGFTWRPTWQPVVTRLWRTDRPPARNRFTTVMTWKTESFTDVDGNKDREFVRFIDLPARTAARFELAVNGPHDLLRAHGWAPVDAMHVSRTADAYREFIQDSKAEFGVAKHAYVAHRSGWFSDRTACYLAAGRPAVVQDTGWSAHLPSGTGLIPFSTVDEALDGLARVERDYPLHAARAAAIAHECFDAAYLLPRLLDATAERGGGCG
- a CDS encoding glycosyltransferase family 4 protein → MRIALVAPVAQSVPPARSGSIEAVTDLLVRGLVARGHDVTLFAAGSSETPARLHAIFREGYHADECLWPWELCELFNLAAAVERASAFDVIHAQAEYAPLGLAYSRLSPAPVVHTVHHWPTDPEVSLWSHYSEAPFIAVSAAQAQRLAGLTVAGVVHHAVDPAALPFRPDPEDYLLFLGRFTAGKGVREAIDAARRSGMRLVLAAAENDYYRDVVAPLVDGDRVVHRGEVDSAGRAALLGGARALLYPVQSEEPFGLVLAEAMTCGTPVAALDRGAVAELVDDGVTGRAFDSLEELVAGIPRITTLDRAKVRARALERFHPDRMVEGYARIYAALAAARRGVRITVNPTQRTKSDPPPSS
- a CDS encoding MBL fold metallo-hydrolase — its product is MRREASMIRQPRTVLAVLTAACIVAVAVAGAQNPTDPFAGVELTVVPVAGQVHMVKRPGGGGNVGVFAGPDGVLLVDSLFAPLAERLVAAVRSVSDGEIRFLINTHVHPDHIGGNAPLADRDVLIFAHDNVRVRALERLRFPRRGGSFAPRPAAGARPVVTYNDAVSFHFNGEKVRAFLAPAAHTDGDTFVHFPESDVLHLGDVFRTTSYPIVDVYNGGTVAGTVAALEKAIGMAGPATRVIPGHGLQVVGRDAMIEFLDMIVDVRDRVQAMIAEGYTLERVMEAAPTAAYDAQWGREATWTANDFVPIVFYELGGGSLFVR
- a CDS encoding type II toxin-antitoxin system RelE/ParE family toxin; its protein translation is MRVVRVQEAAALRIDEIYRYSRERWGAARADTYITGLFEAFGRIAGGGVPSRPVPAAFGVDGYVFRYEKHFVYWKTLSDGDIGIVTVLHERMHQMDRFREDFGA
- a CDS encoding addiction module antitoxin, producing the protein MPRTTTMTVRLSGALSDFVAANVGEDGSYENISEYVRDLIRRDKERSEQEAYERLKAELVRAFAAPDSSFHSLSAADVISRNRVRPGE